Below is a window of Herbiconiux aconitum DNA.
CGCTGGACCCAGGCGCTGCACCGCCGCCAGTCCGGGCTCACCCAGCTGCGCTACTTCGCCGAGCTCTACCGCGCCTACGTGCAGACCGAGCTCATCTTCGACGATCGCAACACCCGAGCACTGGATGCGAGCATCCCGTCGGAGCTGCGGGCCGACCGCTCGTTCGACGTGGTGGACATCGACTGGCACGACTACTTCCAGAAGGTGCACTTCCCCTCGATCACCGGCCTCACCAAGGCCTACGCGTCGCGTCCGGCCGGCAAGGCCCGCGCCAAGCGCGCCCTTCCGGTGCGTGACGATGTGCTCGCGGTCTTCGACTTCGAGGGCACGGTCGTGGAGTCGAACCTCGTGGAGCAATACCTCTGGGTGCGGCTCGGCCTCATCCCGAAAGCGCAGTGGCCTCAGGAATTCGCCTCGCTGATGCTCTCGGTGCCGAAGTACCTGCGGGTCGACCACCGCGACCGGGGCGAGTTCATCCGCACCCTGGTGCGCCGCTACCGCGGCATCAAGGTCGCCGACGTGCAGCAGCTGGTGCGGGGGCGCTTCGGCGCCGCCATGCTATCACGAGCGATTCCGGATGCGCTCGATCGCGTCGCGCAGCACCGCGCCGCCGGTCACCGCACGGTTCTCGTCACCGGTGCCACATCCTCTGCGGCAGAGCCCTTTGCGCAGTTCTTCGACGACGTCGTGGCCGGCGAGATGCACGCGAACAAGGGCGTGCTCACCGGCTACCTCGCCACTCCCCCGCTGGTCGACGAGGCGCGGGCCGCGTGGCTCCGCGAATACGCCACGAAGCACGGCGCGAACCTCAGCCAGTCCTACGGCTACGGCGACAGCCTCGCCGACGTGGCGTGGCTCCAGTTGCTGGGAAACGCCACAGTGGTCAACCCCGACACCGAACTGTATCGGCACGCGCAACGAACAAAGTGGACAGTCGAAGACTGGACCAGGCGTACGTCGGAAAACCAGGTGATTCCGGGTAACCTGAGCCTGCTACCCGACGCACCGCGGCCGACCGCCGCACAGCCCGCACCCGAGGAAGGAGACCGGTCGAACGCGAACGACGCGCGCTGACCGACATCTCTCATGGCATTCGACATCGACAAGTACACGGAGACCTCGCAGAAGGTCGCGTGGCAAGATCTCGACTTCTCGGACTTCCGCGAGCATCCGCTGCCCGAGGGCACGCTGCGCTCGCTCCGCTACATGTGCGACATCGAGTACCACACGGTGTGCTACCTCCGCGACATGCTGGTGACCCCCTCGCACAAAGACGAAGACGTCACGGCCTTCATGACCATGTGGAACCGCGAGGAGTTCTGGCACGGTGAGGCTCTCGCCGCCGTTCTGGCCGAGCACGACATCATCGTCGACTTCGACGAACTGAAGGCCACGCGCCTGAAGCTCGGCTGGAAAGACCGGCTCGACCCCGTGAAGCAGTCGCTGCTCGGCAACATCGTGGGCTCGGGATTCATCGCCGTGCACATGGTGTGGGGGGCGGCCAACGAATGGTCGGCCGTCGCTGCATACAACCGTCTGGCCGATCTCGAGGCGCATCCGGTGCTCGCCGAACTGCTGCGGCGC
It encodes the following:
- a CDS encoding ferritin-like domain-containing protein, coding for MAFDIDKYTETSQKVAWQDLDFSDFREHPLPEGTLRSLRYMCDIEYHTVCYLRDMLVTPSHKDEDVTAFMTMWNREEFWHGEALAAVLAEHDIIVDFDELKATRLKLGWKDRLDPVKQSLLGNIVGSGFIAVHMVWGAANEWSAVAAYNRLADLEAHPVLAELLRRIAKQEARHVAFYATQARERLAKSKKAQVLARFALKNFWGPVGSGVMTDAEVKHVMGHLMGGPDGRREAAKIDAHIARMPGLDGLTIVQDALDARGIAA